The region CCTCTTCGCTTCCGGGGACGGCGCCGGCGTGACCAGGGGGGTCATCCAGGCTTCGGCCAGCGGCATCGTGGCCGCGAGGGGAATATTGAAGAACCGCAAATCGTTAATCACCTACAAGGAGGCTACTCCATGAAAACCATTGGGCTGATCGGCGGCCTGACCTGGGAATCCACCATCGAGTACTACCGCATCATCAACGAGGAGATCGCCCAGAGGCTGGGCGGCGTGCATTCCGCCCGCATCCTGATGCACAGCTTCGACTTCCAGGACATCGACACCCTTATGCTGGCAGGGCACTGGGAGGAGATCGGGGCCAAGGTGGCTGAGGCCGGCCTGGGGCTGGAAAGCCTTGGTGCGGACTTTCTCCTGATCTGCTCCAACACGATCCACAAGGTGGCCGAGGCCGTCTCGGGGACGGCGTCGATCCCCCTCATCCACTTGGCCGATGTGACTGCCAAGGCCGTCAAGGAAAAGGGTATCGGAAGGGTGGGCCTTTTGGGCACGATCTTCACGATGGAGCACGATTTTTACAAGGACCGCCTGGCCGATAGGCATGGCCTGGAGATCCTGGTTCCCGAAAAGGATGACAGGAACTTCGTAAACAGGGTGATCGACGAGGAGCTCTCCCTGGGAGAGTTGAAAGAGGCTTCGAAGGCACGCTTTCTCCGGATCATAGAAGACTTGGCCCACCGGGGCGCCGGTGGGGTCATCCTGGGCTGCACCGAGATTCCGCTGTTAATAAAGCAATCCGACACGCCCGTGGCCGTCTTCGACACGACGCACCTCCACTCCCTGGCAGCGGTCGAGGAGTCCCTCGAGGAGGACAGTTTGGTAAAGATCGAGGAGAAGAAGGACCCTTGAAAAATTGCAAAAAAAAAGGAAACCAGGTAAAAAATCGTGATATTTACCCCCCCAAGGGGAGAATCACTAACCTATACTGACTAATATATTTGACCTTTACTGACGAAGTCTGGTATCCTTCCTTTAAGACAAGCAAAAGGAGGGGGTTTTTCATGAGGCAATTGATTCCGTTCGGCAGGGGAATGGGCATATTCGACGAAATGGACGATCTTTTCAGGGGTTTCTCGGACGCCATCAGGCCTATGACGCGGAGGTACGTCCCCGTCGACATGTACGAGGAGAACGATGAGGTCGTCGTGAATATCGACGCGCCCGGTTTCGACCCGTCCCAGATAGAGATCAAGACGTACTCCGACAGGGTGGATATCAGCTCCAAGGCCGAGGAGAAAGCCGAAGAGGAAGACGGCAAGACCTGGTACATGAGAAGGGGCAGCAGGACCATGAACCTCTGTGTGACCCTTCCTACCGAGGTTGACCCCGACAAAGCCCAGGCCAATTTCAAAAACGGGGTTATTTCTCTCAGGCTCCCCAAGAGTAAGGCGGTCCAGGGTCGCGTCCTGGAACTAAAGCAGGAATAAGTTCGATCTCTTCAGCCTGATCGCTCCTTCCGGAGATCGAGGCATTGGGGCGGCGGTTGACCCCGCCGCCCTTTTTTCAATGGGCGCTCCAGGGGAGCGTCGGCGATAAAATGAAACCCATTTCCAAGGAGGCCCCGTGATGTCCGAGAAAGAATCCTTCCAGTTCCAGGCCGAGGCCAAGCAACTCCTGGACCTGATGATCCACTCCGTCTACTCAAACCGTGATATCTTCCTCAGGGAACTCGTGTCCAATGCTTCGGACGCGCTGGATAAGCTACGCTTCGAGGCCCTCACCGATGAAAACCTCGCCCCCCTCGCAGAGGATCTGCATATTCTCATCGAGACCGACCCCGAGATCCGGACGCTGACCATCTCCGACAACGGCATCGGCATGAGCCGGGCCGAATTGGTGGATTTCATAGGGACCATCGCCCGGTCGGGCACGAAGGAGTACCTGTCCATCCTCAGGGATAAAGGGGCGGGCTCCTTCCCGGAGGAACTTATAGGCCAGTTTGGCATAGGCTTCTACTCTTCCTTTATGGTGGCCGACAGGGTCTCCCTGGTGACGCGCCGGGCGGGTGAGGCCGCGGCCTGGAAGTGGGAGTCGCCCGGCGATGGCAGCTACACCCTCGAGGAAGCCTCCCGCGATGTCCAGGGGACTTCCGTAACGCTCTTCCTGAAAAAAGACGAGGAGGACGAAACCGCCAGGGATTATTCCGACCCCTCCGTGATAAGGGAAATTATCAGGCGGTACAGCGACTTCGTGGCCTGGCCGATAAGGATGAAGGCCAAAGACGGCTCCCTGGAGACCCTCAACTCCATGAAGGCCCTCTGGACCAGGCCGGAGAAAGAGGTAGCCGAGGAGGAGTACGACGAATTTTACAGGCATCTCACCCACGACTGGAACAAGCCAATGAGGAGGGTCTTCTTCAAGGCCGAAGGCGGGATGGAGTTCAGGGCATTGCTCTACATTCCCTCCCGGGCCCCGCTGGATATCTTCATAAGGGACCTCTTCAGGGGCATCCAGCTCTACATCCGCCGCGTCTTCATTATGGACGACTGCCGGGAATTGGTTCCCGAATACCTCCGCTTCCTCAGGGGCCTCGTCGATTCCGAGGACCTCCCCCTCAATATCTCCAGGGAGATGCTTCAACAGAGCCGCCAGGTGGAGACCATAAAAAGGAGCGTGGCGAGGAAGGTCCTCGAGGGCCTCTCCGGAATGCTCAAGGAGGACAGGGACGCTTATCTCTCCTTCTGGAAGAACTTCGGGAAGGTCCTCAAGGAAGGGATATTTTCCGACGAAAGGAACCGTTCCAGGATCCTCGAGGTTTCCCTCTTCGACACCACCGCCCCCGACGGCCCCGTGACCCTCGAGGAGTACTTGGCCAGGATGCCCGAAGGCCAAGAGGAGATCTACTACGTGACGGCACCGAGCCTGACGGTGGGCAAAAGCGCCCCTCACCTCGAGGCTTTCGCGGAAAAGGGATACGAGGTGATCATCCTCAGCGACCCCGTGGACGAAATATGGTCCCCGGCCGTCGATGAATACAAGGGCAGAAAGATCACCTCCCTTTCGAGAGGGACCGTCGGACTCCCCTCAGCGGGCGGACCGGAAGAAAAGGGCGAGGAAGCTTCGCGGGAAGACCTGGAAACCCTCCTGGGGGATCTGGGTAAAGCCCTCTCGGGGGAAGTGAAGGAAGTGAAGGTCTCCTCGCGTCTCAAGGCTTCGCCGTCATGCCTGGTGGGAGATGCCTTTGACCCGACGCCCCAGATGGAAGCTTTCCTGAGGGCGGCCGGACAGGAAGTTCCCAGGGTAAGAAGGAACCTGGAGATAAACCCCTCCCACCCCTTGGTCAAGAAATTAAAAAGCATCCATGATGGCGACCCTTCCGATCCCAGGATAGCGAGGTACGCCAAGATCCTCTTCGGCCTCGCGTCCCTCTCCGAGGGTGGAAGCCTGGACGACCCGTCGGCCTTCAGCCGCGAGGTCGCTGAACTGCTGTCGGAGCCGGTATAATTGACTGACCGTACCATGGGCATTGTAATCACCATCTCAAGGGGAGGTGGACTCCATGTCCAGGGCGTTCGTGGATGAGGACAGCGAGGTTCATCTCAACCGCGAGAGACTTGAGCGAGAGAGAAAGCTCCGTGACTGGTTGGCCATCCAGGAGAAAAAACTGGCCTTCCTGGGGTCGGACCCCAAGGCCGAGGCGATGGACCAGGACCTGAGGAATCGGTGGCTGCGAGAGACCCGGGAAGATATCGAGCACACCCGCAAACTGCTGGAGGAGCTCACCCTGGCCGACGGGAAGCGTCCCTCCACCCGGGGCGGCGCCTGATGCTTATTATCGTCCGCCTCTTACGGATGGTCCTGCCCCTTGTGTTTGTGCTGCTGGTTTACCGGGCCTTCTCGGACCTATTCCACCGGTGGATGGCCCAGACAAGCCGCCACAGCGGCAGGGGGTATCGCTCCTACTCCCCCCCTCCCGCCGGAAGGAGGCCCGCCAGGGATCCCTACGAGGTCCTGGGCTGCGTATCGGGCGACAGCGATGAGAAGATCAGGAAAGCCTACAGGAAATTGGTCGCGAAGTACCACCCCGACAAGTTCATCGGCCTCGACCTGGACAAGGAGTTCGTCGACCTGGCCGCCAGGAGGTTCCAGGAGGTCCAGGAGGCCTACGAGCATATCAGGCGGTCCCGGGGATTCGCCTGATGACACCCTTCTTTGAGAGAGGAGAGTTGGAGGAATGACGAAAAGACTTCTGATCATGGCAGTGCTCCTGGCTACGGCCCTCGCGGTCGGCAAGGCGGCGGCTTCACTGGCGGAGGGTGAACTCCGGGCAACCCCGGAGGCCCAGGCCGAAATGGTCGGGATGGGAAGCGTTCTGACCCTGGCCCCCGAGACCCTTTCCGGAGGCTGAGCGAGAGTGGTGGTCGCCACGGTGCGTGGCGGCGCCCCGGAAAACACGGAAGACTTCAGGCCCGTCGAGGGCGAGGGGTTCCTGCTCTGGGTGGATCGTTCTCTCCGCTTCAGGGGCGAGGGCATCGACCTCGCCGTGGGTTACGCGGGCAGCAGGAAGGTGGTCTACGCCACGAACTATATTTCCAGGTGAGCGAGCACCTGGGCGGGAGGGGTGATCCATGGCCGGGAAAAAGTCCAGGAAGATTCCCGTCGACGGAACGGCCGAAAGGGTTCCGAACACCCTCCTGGGAGACCTCCTGAGGGAGCACGGACTTCTTGGATCCGACGGCGGATCCATGGCAAAGCCGCGGGAGGCGCCCAGGGCGGCCCCTCCCGCTGAAGCCGAAGCCCCCGATCTTTCCCGCGTGGACAAGATCATCCTCAGGGTCCAGCGGAAGGGAAGAGGGGGCAAAACCGTGACGCTCCTTTCCGCCCCCGGTGGAGGGCTTTCACCCGCCGCACTGGAACCGCTCGCAAAGGACCTCCGCAAGGCCCTGGGCTGCGGGGCCAGGGTTGAGGACGGGTCGGTGGTCATCCAGGGAGATAACTCGGAACGGGCCGAGAAGTGGCTCCTCCAGAGGGGAGCCAGGAGGGTCATCAGGGGTTCCTGATCGTCTTTAAAGGGTCACGGGCATGGCCGCTTCAGAAACCATCATCGGTTCCGCTTCGCGTACCATTCCCGCAGACGGGAGATCTCCCCCGGGACGTTCTCTCTTCCGGCCTCGCCCTCGAAGCTCATCAGCGCCGCGACCTTGCCCAGGTGATAGGGGCTGCGGCTGATGGGGAAGAAGGGGCCCCGGTAGACAATGAAATCGTCGTAGAGGACCCATTCCAGGATGCCCGGGGCGAGCCTTTCCTCGGCGTTAAGGGTTGGTCCCGGGCCATACTTCAGCATCAGGGAAGCTCCCCGCTCGTCCCCGATGAAGGCGAAGGAGTCGCCCTCGGCTTTCAAGGCCACCAACAAAACGCCCCCCTTCCTGTCCACGAAGATATCGTGGAAACCCCAGAAGGGGGGGTTGAAGACCAGGATCCTCTTTCCTTTCAACCCTTCGAAGTATTCATCCAACCGCGGGGCCCTCTCGGCCATATCCCCGGTGGTGAAGGGCAACTTTTTCCTGCCCAGGAGGCGGTCCAACAGCCCCAGGGGGTCCATCGCGTCAATCGGCCAGGAAGTCGGCGAGTTTGCCTGACAGTTCGTCCCAGGTCATCGGGAAGGTCATCACCGAGGCCAATTTTATGCTATTCTGTTTTTTCTTGTTGAGGCCTCCCATGAGGCCCTCCTTGGCTTGGTCGGTGGTGAAGATGCTGTACCTTCGGTTCCCCCTGGATTTGGTGATATCCACCAGGATCCACCGGAAGGACCCAGCGGCCAGGGCACTCCGAGCGGTGTTGAGCTGCAGCAGTTCCACCTCCGAACCCGAGCCGCTCTGGTCGCCTATTTCGATTACCCGTGGTTTCGCCCCCATGTACATCTTGAGGTTGAAGAAGATCGACCTGGTCCGCCCCTCCTTGCCAAGGAAAACACCCAGGTCGAAGCCGAAGTCGGGCATCAGGAAGAATTCGTCGATCCTGTCGTCTTGCTGCAATGCCGAGAGCACTTCGAGCACCTCGTGCATGAAGCCCGTTCGGAAACTCTCCTCCGGGTGGGAACCTTTCTGGATTTCGGGTTCAAGGCTGTGTGCCGCCAAGGCGATCATCCCCTTCCATATAAGACACTCCCCTTGCGCTTGTCCTAGGGAGAGCGCACAGCGGGAACCGCTTCAGTTCAAGTGAATCCGATTATAACCCAAGGAACTGGAAAACATGAAAAATTCCACTCCTTCCCCTTCCATGGACTATACTTATTAGTCATGTAGATCACGAAAAAATGCGAAACCGCGAGGAGGGCTCCCCCATGCTTTTTTCCAGGACTTTCATCCCTACCGCCAGGGAGGCCCAGAAGGGGTTGACCGACCGATCGGTGGCCTGGTTGAGCAGGGCCGGATTCGTGTCCGCCGACCCCGAGGCCGGTGAACTGAACCTGCTCCCCCTGGGTTTAAGGCTCTGGGAAAAGGTGGCCTGCTCTTTCCGCGACCTGGCCCGGGAGAAGGGCATCCAGATGGTCGACTTCAAGGAAATGTCGGAGGATTCCCTTTCGATCTCCCGGAAGGCCGTCAAGAGCTACCGGCAACTTCCCCTATCCTTCGCCGACGTCGACCCCAGGAGGATCGACGCCTGCGGCTTCGCGGCCGACCCGGACGAGGCGGCCCTCGGCCGCGACGGGTTTCTCGATATCGCCCGGCAGATCTCGCGCGAGGCGGGCCTGGCTCCCCGCAACGGGTGGACCATCGAGGAGACGAGGCGCTACGTGGCGCTGGCGGCCGACAGGGGTTCGTGGCACTCCAAGGAAGGGTTCATCTGCCCTTCCTGCGACTGGTGCGGCGATGACGACGCGCCGGCGAACCCCACGGCCAGACCTTCCGGCGGTGAAGCACCCCTCCGGGAAGTCGAAACCCCGGGCGCTGATACCATCGCCGAACTCTGCAGGCAACTGGGTGTATCGCCCGATCGGACCCTGAAGACCCTGTTCTACGCCGCAGGGCAGGAAACCGGCAAGGAGGTGCTGGCGGTTCTCGCCAGGGGGGACCACCAGGTCAACGACCGGAAGCTTTCCCACGCCCTCGGCGGCGTCGTGGTCCGCTTCGCCGATCCGCTGGAGATAAGGGAAGCCGTGGGCGACCTGGCCGGCTACCTTGGTCCCGTCGGGCTCCCGCCGGGCATCCGGCTCCTCGCCGACGGCCATGTCGAGGGCAGTCCCTGCCTGGTCGCGGGGGCCAACAAGCCGGGGTTTCACCTGCTCAACGCTTGCTGGGGACGGGACTACGGGGTTTCCGCCGTGGCGGACCTGGTCAGCATCCAGGAAGGCTTCCCCTGTCCCCTTTGCGGTTCGCCCATCGTGGCATCCCAACTGAGGAGCATTGCCGTGGCCATGACGCACCCCGAGCCCTCGCTCCTGACCTTCCAGCGCGAAGGGGGAGCTCTTTCAAGGGCCCATCGCTGGGAGGGAACTCTTTGTGTCACTCCCCTGGTTCTCTCCCTGGTGGTGGATGAAAAGATTCCGCCCCGGTTCGCCCCTTTCGACGTAAACATCCTGATAGCGTCCATGAGGAACGATGATGCCGTAGGCCTGGGCAACGTCCTGGCCGAGAGGCTGGAGGAGAGAGGCTTCGGGGTTCTCCTGGACGACCGCGACGAGAGGGCGGGAGTGAAATTTTCCGATGCAGAACTGGTCGGCCTTCCCGTGACCGTGGTAGTTGGCAGGGAAGCCTCGGAAGGCATCGTCGAAGTGTGGAAGCCCGACGGAGCCCGGGAGGAACTTCCGGCCGACGGCGTCGCCGACCAAATTTCGCGATGGATCAGGTAAAACTGCCCAGGGGATGATAGGCCGTTTTACCCATAACCTCCGGCGGAGCAACAAAATATAATGATGGCAACAGGGATTCGTGAAAACACCCGGAGGTGAAAGTTATGAAAAAGAGAGCTGTTCTTCTGGCCCTTGCGGCCGTGTTAGCCATCGGTTCAGCGGCTTATGCCTACGGAGGGCCTTACGGGTCTTTCGGCGCGGGGATGGGCTTTGACGGTTTCTGTGGTCCCAGGATGATGCACAGGGGCGGTTACTCCAGGGACAGGAATGTCCGGAAGGTCGACTACCCCAAGGAAATCCTCGACAAGATGAATGAACTGCAGCGGACCCGTCTCGAGATGAGGCTTGCTCTCACCCAGGATGAGCCCGACGTCAACAAAGCCAAACTTCTTTTCTCGAAGGCGCAGGATATCAGGAACGAGATCTCCCTTTGGCGCTTTGAACGATACATCGAATCGTTGAAGAAATAGCAGGACCATCTCCTCCCTTCCGCGGGGCCTTTGGCCCCGCTTTTTTCTTGAAGAACAATTCCTTGAAAATGAACGAAAAAAGAGATAAATAAGTAAAAATAGGAATTATATATCCCTAATAAGGATATATGGCTCCTTAAAATGTTGCCTGATGAATATTGACCTATATAATTGTCAGGGTAAAGGTCAACATTAGTCAGGCTTTTTGCGGTTCTTGCCGCGAAAGAGCCAAAAGGGGGAATGTTCATGTCTCGAACCGTCGGGATAGATCTTGGCACAACAAACTCCGCCGTGGCCGTCCTCGAGGGGGGACAACCCACGGTAATACCCAATGCGGAGGGGAGCAGGACCACGCCTTCGGTGGTGGGTTTTACAAAGGACGGCGAACGATTGGTGGGTATCCTCGCCAGGAGGCAGGCCGTGCTTAACCCCAAGGGGACCGTTTCTTCCATCAAGCGTTTCACGGGAAGGAATTACGACGAGGTCGGCGAGGAGATGAAGATCGTTCCTTACACCGTCGTCAAGGGGGAGAACAACTCGGTCCGCGTGGAGGTGGAGGGCAAGGAGTACGCCCCGGAGGAGATCAGCGCCCAGATCCTGAGAAAATTGGCACAGGACGCCTCTTCCTGGCTCGGCGAAAAGGTGACCGACGCGGTCATAACCGTCCCGGCCTACTTCAACGATGCCCAGCGACAGGCTACCAAGAACGCCGGGAAGATAGCGGGGCTTAACGTGCTGCGGGTCGTGAACGAGCCGACGGCGGCGGCCCTGGCCTACGGCATGGATAAGAAGGATAACGAGACCGTGATGGTCTTCGACATGGGCGGGGGTACCTTCGACGTCTCCATCCTGGATGTGGGAGAAGGCCTCTGCGAGGTGCGCTCCACCTCGGGCGACACCCACCTCGGCGGTGACGATTTCGACAAGCGCGTCGTCGACTGGCTCGCCGACGAGTTCAAGAAGCAGGAGGGCATCGACCTTAGGAATGACAGGCAGGCCCTGCAGAGG is a window of Thermovirga sp. DNA encoding:
- a CDS encoding Hsp20/alpha crystallin family protein — encoded protein: MRQLIPFGRGMGIFDEMDDLFRGFSDAIRPMTRRYVPVDMYEENDEVVVNIDAPGFDPSQIEIKTYSDRVDISSKAEEKAEEEDGKTWYMRRGSRTMNLCVTLPTEVDPDKAQANFKNGVISLRLPKSKAVQGRVLELKQE
- a CDS encoding translation initiation factor codes for the protein MAKPREAPRAAPPAEAEAPDLSRVDKIILRVQRKGRGGKTVTLLSAPGGGLSPAALEPLAKDLRKALGCGARVEDGSVVIQGDNSERAEKWLLQRGARRVIRGS
- the htpG gene encoding molecular chaperone HtpG produces the protein MMSEKESFQFQAEAKQLLDLMIHSVYSNRDIFLRELVSNASDALDKLRFEALTDENLAPLAEDLHILIETDPEIRTLTISDNGIGMSRAELVDFIGTIARSGTKEYLSILRDKGAGSFPEELIGQFGIGFYSSFMVADRVSLVTRRAGEAAAWKWESPGDGSYTLEEASRDVQGTSVTLFLKKDEEDETARDYSDPSVIREIIRRYSDFVAWPIRMKAKDGSLETLNSMKALWTRPEKEVAEEEYDEFYRHLTHDWNKPMRRVFFKAEGGMEFRALLYIPSRAPLDIFIRDLFRGIQLYIRRVFIMDDCRELVPEYLRFLRGLVDSEDLPLNISREMLQQSRQVETIKRSVARKVLEGLSGMLKEDRDAYLSFWKNFGKVLKEGIFSDERNRSRILEVSLFDTTAPDGPVTLEEYLARMPEGQEEIYYVTAPSLTVGKSAPHLEAFAEKGYEVIILSDPVDEIWSPAVDEYKGRKITSLSRGTVGLPSAGGPEEKGEEASREDLETLLGDLGKALSGEVKEVKVSSRLKASPSCLVGDAFDPTPQMEAFLRAAGQEVPRVRRNLEINPSHPLVKKLKSIHDGDPSDPRIARYAKILFGLASLSEGGSLDDPSAFSREVAELLSEPV
- a CDS encoding aspartate/glutamate racemase family protein, whose translation is MKTIGLIGGLTWESTIEYYRIINEEIAQRLGGVHSARILMHSFDFQDIDTLMLAGHWEEIGAKVAEAGLGLESLGADFLLICSNTIHKVAEAVSGTASIPLIHLADVTAKAVKEKGIGRVGLLGTIFTMEHDFYKDRLADRHGLEILVPEKDDRNFVNRVIDEELSLGELKEASKARFLRIIEDLAHRGAGGVILGCTEIPLLIKQSDTPVAVFDTTHLHSLAAVEESLEEDSLVKIEEKKDP
- a CDS encoding DnaJ domain-containing protein, with the protein product MAQTSRHSGRGYRSYSPPPAGRRPARDPYEVLGCVSGDSDEKIRKAYRKLVAKYHPDKFIGLDLDKEFVDLAARRFQEVQEAYEHIRRSRGFA